Proteins from one Hyperolius riggenbachi isolate aHypRig1 chromosome 2, aHypRig1.pri, whole genome shotgun sequence genomic window:
- the PEX12 gene encoding LOW QUALITY PROTEIN: peroxisome assembly protein 12 (The sequence of the model RefSeq protein was modified relative to this genomic sequence to represent the inferred CDS: inserted 2 bases in 1 codon; deleted 5 bases in 4 codons), with translation MAERGAHITSSSAADDRPSIFEVVAQESLMTAVRPALHHVVKLLAESNPARYGPVWRWFDELYTLLDCFFQQHYLSWTSASFLENFYGLKRVAVSWKQXGQHRLPRREYWKSLLLLVLIPYLRVKLEKLVNRLREEEDYSIQKPSSFRKRCYKAILASYPLCKLSWEGCFLFYQLRYILWNARHHSPLLSLAGVQLARLTMEDLQAMDYQQEKTASALKLCLDCGTRINWVSINSYGEIRFDYKRALEYKHVSRTNYALNKVPLVGSVLKKALGGVSMTVSSSLSLGVFFLQFLEWWYSTDNQDTIKSLSSLPAPTPPIHFDLETYSPLLPKLRTVGPLCRKVRVNDTALGTSGYVFCYRCAYYYVKNHQRCPVSGYPTELQHLIRLYTPDG, from the exons ATGGCAGAGCGCGGGGCCCACATCACATCTTCATCAGCAGCTGACGACAGGCCTTCCATTTTTGAAGTGGTGGCTCAAGAAAGCTTGATGACGGCTGTGCGACCTGCATTACATCATGTTGTCAAG CTCCTTGCAGAATCAAATCCTGCCCGTTATGGCCCTGTCTGGAGGTGGTTTGATGAACTTTACACTCTGCTGGAT TGCTTCTTCCAGCAACACTACTTGTCTTGGACTAGTGCTTCTTTTCTTGAGAACTTCTATGGACTGAAGCGTGTAGCTGTTTCATGGAAGCA TGGGCAGCATCGCTTACCTCGTAGGGAGTACTGGAAGTcacttctgctgcttgtgctgatcCCTTACTTGCGAGTCAAGCTTGAGAAACTAGTGAACAGACTGCGGGAAGAGGAAGATTATTCTATACAAAAGCCATCATCATTCCGAAAAAGGTGCTACAAAGCTATTCTAGCATCCTACCCCCTTTGT AAACTTTCATGGGaaggctgttttttgttttatcagCTGAGATATATTCTCTGGAATGCTAGGCACCACTCTCCACTGCTCAGTTTGGCTGGGGTGCAGCTTGCTAGGCTGACCATGGAAGACTTGCAAGCCATGGACTACCAACAAGAAAAAACAGCTTCTGCACTAAAG ctgtgtttggattgtggaactagaatcaactgggtttccattaattcttatggggaaattcgctttgatTATAAGAGGGCTTTGGaatacaagcatgtttccagaacGAATTATGCTCTAaacaaggttccact TGTGGGCAGTGTTCTGAAGAAGGCTCTTGGTGGTGTATCTATGACTGTC TCTTCCAGCCTGTCTCTGGGTGTCTTCTTCCTGCAGTTCCTGGAGTGGTGGTATTCCACAGATAACCAAGATACAATCAAGTCTCTGAGCTCCTTGCCTGCCCCCACTCCACCAATTCATTTTGATCTGGAGACCTACTCTCCCCTCCTGCCCAAGCTAAGGACAGTG GGCCCACTTTGTCGTAAGGTTCGTGTTAATGACACAGCTCTTGGCACTTCAGGCTATGTCTTCTGCTACAGGTGTGCTTACTACTATGTAAAAAATCACCAGCGCTGTCCTGTTAGTGGCTACCCAACAGAGCTGCAGCATCTAATTCGTCTCTATACTCCCGATGGCTAA